In a single window of the Methylorubrum extorquens genome:
- a CDS encoding conjugal transfer protein TraD yields MTKRHDERKADAYRKIQLGGLVIKAGLADLPSNVLLGLLIEGRERTRDPDVVEQFAQRGDKEFKK; encoded by the coding sequence ATGACCAAGCGGCATGACGAGCGGAAGGCCGACGCCTATCGCAAGATCCAACTCGGGGGTCTCGTCATCAAAGCCGGCCTTGCCGACCTGCCGAGCAACGTCCTGCTCGGCCTCCTGATCGAGGGTCGTGAGCGCACGCGCGACCCTGACGTCGTCGAGCAATTCGCTCAGCGAGGGGACAAGGAGTTCAAGAAATGA
- a CDS encoding TraC family protein, with translation MARNKSREALVKELKVVEAKIAAHDKAERERIGQLAIKAGIGSISISDEELTRELQAIVARFREANPEVAEPKAKGRRGAGQAEAGADDQAA, from the coding sequence ATGGCTCGAAACAAGTCGCGCGAGGCGCTGGTCAAGGAACTCAAGGTCGTCGAAGCGAAGATCGCGGCCCACGACAAGGCCGAACGCGAGCGGATCGGCCAACTGGCGATCAAGGCCGGCATCGGATCGATCAGCATCTCGGATGAGGAGCTGACGCGCGAACTCCAAGCCATCGTCGCCCGATTTCGTGAGGCAAACCCGGAGGTGGCGGAGCCCAAGGCAAAGGGACGTCGAGGCGCGGGACAAGCTGAAGCGGGAGCTGATGACCAAGCGGCATGA
- a CDS encoding type IV secretory system conjugative DNA transfer family protein produces the protein MKWVYAGITVAIGLALYLGISLFLTPLVGAAYVVEPGHSMMLQAMRVAAVALPALVLFAAAGLTRPGDSGRVVAACASLFLIGLCAWTVREEIARLTAQNPGADARALMRRADIPLFCAVMFAGFVAFITPLVSLVRVKKTTRGYNKPIRSKSAAYGDAEWATMKLAGELFPEDGDLVLGERYRPDLDSKSTSRVFKPNDPKTWGSGGRMPMMGFNCDIGSTHGLVFSGSGGFKTTGTVIPMLLSWPGNAVVLDPSTELHPMLCDYRRNLRGKGASRRVHCITPKNPMSGFNVLDWIGRGENSAENDISAVVGWIATGPVKRDDPKDFFRNSALQLLRGVLAYICLNRSFNEKPRTLRTLREVISEPEPDFLERLSKILRAEDNGSFAKLALGPFKSMTPQTFSGVYATAADLTNWLSFKEYAAIVSDGEFSSLDLIDDDIDVFIAIDLQTLQNFAGLARVIIGGLMNALYHANGEIKDRVAFLLDEAARLGNMSLIEVARDAGRKYGITLVMVYQSLGQLRQQWGGDKDAVSAWFESTAWQSFSAITDIDTAKWLSERCGYYTQEIISYSQQARSGGKGSGGVSLSASTSLQKRALIMPDEIITMRRDEQILLVGGVEPIRCGRAIYFRRADMKKLVGANRFHTREAQEAIDAESDEMEDAREAA, from the coding sequence ATGAAGTGGGTCTACGCCGGCATCACCGTCGCGATCGGGCTCGCGCTGTATCTCGGCATCAGCCTGTTTCTCACGCCGCTCGTCGGTGCGGCCTACGTCGTTGAGCCCGGGCATTCGATGATGCTCCAGGCCATGCGCGTGGCCGCGGTGGCGTTGCCCGCACTCGTCCTCTTCGCCGCCGCCGGCCTCACGCGGCCGGGGGATAGTGGGCGCGTCGTCGCCGCGTGCGCGTCCCTGTTCCTGATCGGCCTTTGCGCCTGGACGGTGCGCGAGGAGATCGCCCGGCTGACCGCTCAGAACCCCGGTGCCGATGCCCGCGCCCTGATGCGTCGGGCCGACATTCCGCTGTTCTGCGCCGTGATGTTCGCGGGCTTCGTCGCCTTCATCACACCGCTCGTATCTCTCGTGCGTGTGAAGAAGACGACGCGCGGATACAACAAGCCGATCCGCTCGAAATCCGCCGCTTACGGTGACGCCGAATGGGCAACGATGAAGCTCGCGGGCGAGCTATTTCCCGAGGACGGCGACCTGGTTCTCGGCGAGCGGTATCGTCCCGATCTCGACTCGAAGAGCACGTCACGCGTGTTCAAGCCGAACGATCCCAAGACGTGGGGCTCGGGGGGCAGGATGCCGATGATGGGCTTCAACTGCGATATCGGCTCGACTCACGGTCTCGTGTTCTCCGGATCGGGCGGCTTCAAGACCACCGGCACAGTGATCCCGATGCTTCTGTCGTGGCCCGGAAACGCGGTCGTGCTCGATCCATCGACCGAGTTGCATCCGATGCTATGCGACTATCGCCGCAACCTCCGCGGCAAGGGGGCCTCTCGACGCGTTCATTGCATCACGCCGAAGAACCCTATGAGCGGGTTCAACGTGCTCGACTGGATCGGTCGGGGTGAGAACTCCGCAGAGAACGATATCTCGGCCGTGGTCGGCTGGATCGCCACGGGGCCGGTCAAGCGCGACGATCCGAAGGACTTCTTCCGCAACTCGGCCTTGCAGCTCCTGCGCGGGGTCCTCGCCTACATCTGCCTCAACCGCTCGTTCAACGAAAAGCCGCGCACCCTGCGCACCCTGCGCGAGGTGATCTCCGAGCCGGAACCGGACTTCCTCGAGCGGCTCAGCAAGATCCTTCGGGCGGAGGATAACGGCTCGTTCGCCAAGCTGGCGCTGGGGCCGTTCAAGAGCATGACGCCACAGACGTTCTCGGGCGTCTACGCCACGGCGGCCGACCTGACCAACTGGCTGTCGTTCAAGGAATACGCCGCGATCGTGTCGGATGGAGAGTTCTCCAGCCTCGACCTGATCGACGACGATATCGATGTCTTCATCGCCATCGATCTCCAGACGTTGCAGAATTTTGCGGGCTTGGCACGGGTCATCATCGGTGGGCTGATGAACGCGCTCTATCACGCCAACGGCGAGATCAAGGACCGGGTCGCCTTCCTCCTCGACGAGGCGGCGCGGCTCGGCAACATGAGCCTGATCGAGGTCGCACGCGACGCCGGCCGGAAGTACGGCATCACGCTCGTGATGGTGTACCAATCGCTCGGTCAATTGCGACAGCAATGGGGGGGCGACAAGGATGCCGTGTCGGCCTGGTTCGAGTCGACGGCCTGGCAGAGCTTCTCCGCGATCACCGACATCGATACCGCCAAATGGCTGTCGGAGCGCTGCGGGTACTACACGCAGGAGATCATCTCCTACAGCCAGCAGGCCCGGTCCGGCGGCAAGGGCTCGGGCGGGGTCAGCCTGTCGGCCTCGACCAGCCTACAGAAGCGCGCCCTCATCATGCCCGACGAGATCATCACCATGCGGCGCGACGAGCAGATCCTGCTCGTCGGCGGCGTCGAGCCGATCCGGTGCGGACGGGCGATCTACTTCCGCCGTGCCGACATGAAGAAGCTGGTCGGCGCCAACCGCTTCCACACCCGCGAAGCGCAGGAGGCGATTGATGCCGAAAGCGATGAAATGGAGGATGCCAGGGAGGCGGCCTGA